From the genome of Tautonia marina, one region includes:
- a CDS encoding HoxN/HupN/NixA family nickel/cobalt transporter, with the protein MDQSLQIVLEPPMLQVVYEVSQTEWTLYQDLKRLAPERTGDARLDRIEGYARMIAPLNARGLLATLDETELSWIVDDVVVEYEEHLLLRFVFRASIPERGRLHLLDSNYASSYGVSRLALRNDPTTRISGYDGPTNLEEVEEIPLFLMSDEEERETREVTIDYAPLDDPEPVLAVQPAGRSDDQAANRQLAAGSGEGRVEPRRLTRLFWESSDTSRPFLLLAALLLGAAHTLQPGHGKSVVVGASIQGDHPIRQGLLLASSAAGAHLLLAVILAVVAVLILPPELGRIDGPMTRAVGLILAILGLWRIGAMLNGLSSNIEGPRTSILSAREAMLTGLAVGAIPCWDAVLLLAMAWVAGKPVLGVSLLVAFSLGASGTLLGVALSAGWFRRLTHRFRGSSVPERLLGAAGGLLLAGVGISMFFF; encoded by the coding sequence GTGGACCAATCCCTTCAGATCGTTCTCGAACCGCCCATGCTTCAGGTCGTCTACGAGGTCAGTCAGACCGAGTGGACCCTCTATCAAGATTTGAAGCGACTCGCGCCCGAACGGACGGGAGACGCTCGTCTCGACCGAATCGAGGGCTACGCTCGCATGATTGCCCCGCTCAATGCGCGAGGGCTGCTGGCAACCCTCGACGAGACCGAACTTTCCTGGATCGTCGACGACGTGGTCGTGGAGTACGAGGAGCATCTTCTGCTCCGATTTGTCTTTCGTGCCTCGATCCCTGAACGGGGGAGGCTTCATCTCCTCGACTCGAACTATGCCTCGTCGTACGGGGTCAGTCGTCTCGCCTTGCGCAACGATCCAACGACCCGGATCTCCGGATACGACGGGCCGACAAACCTGGAGGAGGTCGAGGAGATTCCGCTCTTTCTCATGTCCGACGAGGAGGAACGGGAGACCCGAGAAGTCACGATCGACTACGCACCTCTGGACGATCCTGAACCTGTCCTCGCCGTTCAACCCGCCGGAAGGTCTGACGATCAGGCCGCAAACCGGCAACTTGCAGCCGGTTCGGGTGAGGGTCGAGTCGAACCGCGACGGCTCACCCGCCTCTTCTGGGAGTCCTCGGACACTTCGCGACCATTCCTGCTCCTGGCAGCACTCCTGCTCGGAGCGGCCCATACCCTGCAACCGGGCCACGGCAAGTCGGTGGTGGTGGGAGCCTCGATCCAGGGCGACCACCCGATCCGTCAGGGACTGCTCCTTGCAAGTTCCGCCGCGGGAGCCCACTTGCTCCTTGCGGTGATCCTGGCCGTGGTCGCGGTCCTGATCTTGCCGCCAGAGCTGGGCCGGATCGATGGTCCGATGACCCGAGCAGTGGGTCTCATCCTTGCCATTCTGGGCCTTTGGCGAATTGGGGCGATGCTCAATGGCCTGTCCTCGAACATCGAGGGTCCCAGAACTTCGATTCTCTCCGCTCGGGAGGCAATGCTCACGGGCCTTGCCGTTGGTGCCATTCCGTGCTGGGACGCCGTGTTACTGCTTGCAATGGCCTGGGTTGCCGGAAAGCCGGTGCTGGGTGTCTCTCTGCTGGTCGCGTTCAGTCTAGGAGCCTCCGGAACCTTACTCGGCGTGGCCCTCTCCGCCGGATGGTTCCGTCGTCTGACCCATCGCTTTCGCGGTTCGTCTGTTCCTGAGCGATTGCTGGGCGCGGCGGGGGGCCTCCTTCTTGCAGGCGTCGGTATTTCCATGTTCTTTTTCTGA
- a CDS encoding response regulator — protein MTGDSPFSILITDDDSETRESLREIFEPAGYRTLLAETGEQAVDIARDEVVHLALMDMHLPRLSGLETMQLIRQIKGVLPMILISADQDDNLLRKALSAHAFCVLAKPVSRNVVIYVVTRAMEKFYQADQPGAAG, from the coding sequence GTGACTGGCGATTCTCCTTTCTCGATTCTGATCACGGACGACGACTCCGAGACCCGAGAGTCGCTCCGAGAGATCTTCGAGCCTGCCGGATACCGGACCCTCCTGGCGGAGACCGGCGAGCAGGCCGTTGATATTGCTCGTGACGAGGTTGTTCACCTCGCCTTAATGGACATGCACCTGCCTCGCCTCAGCGGCCTGGAAACGATGCAGTTGATTCGGCAGATCAAGGGGGTCTTGCCGATGATCCTCATCTCGGCCGATCAGGACGATAACCTCTTGCGGAAAGCCCTGTCCGCTCACGCGTTTTGTGTCCTGGCCAAGCCGGTGAGCCGGAATGTCGTCATCTATGTGGTTACCCGGGCGATGGAAAAGTTCTATCAGGCCGATCAACCCGGCGCCGCAGGCTAA
- a CDS encoding DUF1571 domain-containing protein produces the protein MTSGQHWSEIRRHGSPRRALTAVVLIMVSGCAPFQKTWGPRFGEHRLAPAHEHAPPVEHGTGLSDSYASRLNRTPPPIVPNGIPTPEPLSPPGSGFVPIATPVPAPSPPELEDHLTDRSDPPIDPKGVEPHSTLVSRPPEDEVSEPPDDLDAIDRVMDLGIARLTSIQNYRVTLDRQERVRDSLQPAEQVVLNVRTEPFAVRLEWPDGPNRGREVLYSETECNGMMHIKLGKTLIPVPPMQLEPSSPLALSNSRHPITEAGLLHILTQTKEQVDRVRSGDPSLGNFTLEGPHVPDDFEVTCLEVLRRTPEGEFWRLVVDQASSLPLLLEATAPDGQLLERYHFQDIQTDLEELAASDAFDPAVRFGRPIALPIDRLATGQPE, from the coding sequence ATGACATCGGGTCAGCACTGGAGTGAGATCCGTCGCCATGGCTCACCGCGTCGTGCCCTCACGGCGGTCGTGTTGATCATGGTTTCAGGGTGTGCTCCGTTCCAGAAAACCTGGGGCCCTCGGTTCGGCGAGCATCGGCTCGCGCCGGCTCACGAGCACGCTCCCCCGGTCGAGCACGGAACCGGACTCAGCGATTCTTACGCCTCTCGCCTGAACCGGACCCCTCCTCCAATCGTTCCCAACGGGATTCCAACGCCCGAACCGCTGTCACCTCCTGGTTCGGGATTCGTTCCCATCGCCACCCCGGTGCCTGCGCCGTCCCCTCCTGAGCTGGAGGATCACCTGACGGATCGATCCGATCCTCCGATCGATCCTAAGGGCGTCGAGCCTCACTCAACCCTTGTTTCTCGCCCCCCTGAGGACGAGGTCTCTGAGCCACCGGACGATCTCGACGCAATTGACCGCGTGATGGACCTGGGGATTGCTCGATTAACCAGCATCCAGAATTACCGGGTCACGCTGGATCGCCAGGAACGTGTCCGAGACTCGTTGCAGCCTGCCGAGCAAGTTGTCTTGAATGTTCGCACCGAACCCTTTGCTGTCCGTCTGGAATGGCCGGATGGGCCGAATCGTGGTCGAGAGGTGCTCTACTCTGAGACGGAATGCAACGGGATGATGCACATCAAGCTCGGGAAGACCCTGATCCCAGTCCCTCCCATGCAGCTTGAACCTTCGAGTCCGCTTGCCTTGAGCAACAGCCGCCATCCCATCACCGAAGCGGGGCTCTTACACATTCTCACACAGACCAAGGAACAAGTTGATCGAGTCCGATCGGGAGATCCCTCGCTGGGGAATTTCACGCTCGAGGGGCCTCACGTCCCCGACGATTTCGAGGTCACCTGCCTTGAAGTCCTGCGAAGAACTCCCGAGGGCGAATTCTGGAGGCTCGTGGTGGATCAGGCGAGCAGCCTTCCGTTACTCCTTGAGGCCACAGCTCCCGATGGGCAACTCCTGGAGCGCTACCATTTCCAGGACATCCAGACTGATCTGGAAGAGCTCGCTGCATCCGACGCCTTCGACCCCGCGGTTCGGTTCGGCCGGCCTATTGCACTGCCGATCGACCGCCTTGCAACGGGACAACCGGAGTAA